The Alosa sapidissima isolate fAloSap1 chromosome 12, fAloSap1.pri, whole genome shotgun sequence nucleotide sequence AATGTTGGCCGGGCTCATTTCCAGGAATTGTACTGGTGGCCATAAACCCATATGAGTCGTTACCCATATACGGGGAGGAGGTGATCGATGCCTACAGTGGACAAGACATGGCAGACATGGAGCCCCATATATTCTCTGTGGCTGAGGAAGCCTACCGCACCATGACCAGGTAACCtgtcaacagcaacaaaagaCAGCTTCACTCGCTCTCCTGAAGAACATAACCAAGAGCAGAAGATCATAAGTCTGCTGTttgagtatatactgtatacaacaTCACATCACAGTAATACATCTGGAGATTGTAAGCCATTGAGGGTATGAAAAGTGTTTGCAATGAATGGCTATGGAAGTATTATGATGATGTACTATATACGCTACATAAAGTTATTTACTCAAAGTCCAGATAaaaaacacagacaacatattaCATAAAgggtacatacaaacacacaaacacacatacagacatacaattTGCTGTCCAGAGCAATTAAGACAGATACAaatatttgttaatttatttttgCCGAAGGAAGTATGTCTTGTGTCACTTAGTGCAGGGTTGGTTAAGGCCAATATAATTATATTCTTTGACTCAGTTAATAGGCACATGAATCTGTACATCAAATTCAAGCACAGCATGAACAGTGTGCTATTATACATGTTGGTGAGTGATTTGTCAGCGTGGGTATTTGTTGATTATTTCAGGGAGGAGAAGAACCAGTCCATTATCATAAGTGGCGAGTCTGGCTCAGGGAAGACCGTGTCTGCCAAGTTCACCATGCGCTACTTTGCTGTGGTGGGGGGTGCTGCCCAGCAGACTAGCGTTGAGGAGAGAGTCCTGGCATCTAACCCTATCATGGAGGTACTACAGCCCAAATATAAAAGTGTCCCTCTGCGCTGTCCTTCAAATAATGGACAAAGATAAGCCTGAAATTTCAGGATAATGATATAATCATAATGATATTTCAGGATGATGGCGATTCATCAGGTGATATATTATTGTAATATTAGTGTAATGGCGGTGGAAAGTGTAAATTGTCTTATGGTTTTATTGAGTGTGTTGTATCACCATGCGCAGGCTATTGgcaatgccaaaaccacacgGAATGACAACAGCAGCCGGTTTGGGAAGTACATAGAGATTGGATTTGGACGCAAGGGTGACATCATTGGAGCAAACATGAGAACATATTTATTGGAGAAATCTCGAGTTGTTTTTCAGGTACCCAGCACCTGACTGATGCGATTCCCATTAGAAAAGCTATATTAGTCAGAATATAGTATCTTCCATGATCGTCTCATGTTTTCAGGCTTCCATGGAGAGAAACTATCACATCTTCTACCAGCTTTGTGCCTCTAAAGACCTGCCTGAGATGAGGGTACTCAAACTAGGTAAGCCATCAGATCTGCCAAATGAATCAATGTAAATCGCCCAACActcaggcaaaaaaaaaatacagaattACAGAAATacctttttccttctctttgGTCCGCCTACACAGCGATTTATGTGTTATGGAGAAAATCAATAACCTTTTTAATCTATTTACCTACTAACATGTCCCTCTGTGGCCCCCAAGCGATCAGATCACTGTGAATTATGAGTTTAATTTGGCACTGAGAAACACGTTTCTGTCCACAGAGGCAGCTGAGTACTTCCGATACACCAACCAAGGGGAAGAGACCCAGATTCCTGGCACAGATGATGTTGTTGAGCTAGAGCGCACTCGTAATGCCTTCACCATACTGGGTAAACAATCCATGTCTGACACACTGCATCATACTTTACAGAAACAAACACTTCATTATTTCACAAGTAAGATAATGGCTTCAAACTAATTTTAATTGCACACTGACTGATAATAGGGAGAACGTTGTCTGTTATTGCCACTGTATGCCTGGAACACGTGACATTGCACTATGGTACTTTGGTGTTACATGGCGCAGGTACATGACCCTTTTCATTACCGGTACTTTACGACACACTGAGTACCACCTGGGTGTCAATTTCCGATGTGGAAAAATTATGCTAAAGAGGAAGCCAGTAAGTCAAAATTTGACTCCAAGGGGGAAATGCCGATTATTACATTGTGTCGTTTTAATGGTGTATATTTTTCCGGCCCCGCAGGCGTGCAGTCAGACCAGCAGATGGAACTGTTCCGCATCCTTGCAGCTGTCCTGCACCTCGGAAACATCAACATTCAGGCCAGTGGCAGAGGAGGAGACCGCAGCTACATTGATGTATGGCTCTCCCTCACCAACACTGAGCGAGATAGACCTTTTAATGCCCCTCTCATCACCATAAACTTTCCAATAAACCCATCGCAGTTTGCTTACTCTTAAAAGGCACTCtgtggacattttttttttagtagcTTTATGGGACCAGCTgtagctctgctctgcctcacatGACATCCTCCTTCATGTCAGTGTGCCTAAGTGTTtctattcagttcaattcaatttagGTTATTCATATAGTGCCAATAATATTTGAAATGGTCCCAAGGGACCTCACAGAGCCTAAACTGCCTGAACCCCCTTGATGAAGCACTTGGTGGCAAGAAAAACTTCCATTTACCCAGCTCAcgtctctgactctctctctctctctgtatgtgtgtgtgtgtgggcgcccatgtgtgcccatgtgtgtgtgtgtctctcggcAGACGGAGGACCGCTCGCTGGCGCTGTTTGCCAAGTTGCTGGGCGTGGAGGGGGCGCAGATGGCCCACTGGCTGTGCCACCGGCGGCTGGCGGTGGGTGGCGAGATGCTGGTGAAGCCCATGCCGGGCCGGCAGGCCGTGGAGGCGCGGGACGCCCTCGCCAAGCACATCTACGGCCAGCTCTTCAGCTGGACTGTGCAGAGGCTCAACGCTGCCCTGCGCGCACAGAGGGAGCAGCCAAAGTCCTTCATCGGAGTCCTGGACATCTACGGGTGGGTGACATAAAATGGTTAATAGGTGGGTAAGATAGCATGGCCTAATGGTGGGTAACGTAATGACAACAtagtatggttatggttatgtttATGAGATAGTTGCTTGGcaaacacttttatccaaaacgaCTTAAATCATAGAATTAACGAAAACGATGGCATTAAAAGTaacagttaaaagtaaaaacacatacaaaatctTAATGATAGATTACAGCTCCCTGTTTTAAGTTTTACTAATGGAGTTTTCCTCATACAGGTTTGAAACATTTGACAGGAACAGCTTTGAACAGTTCTGCATTAACTACGCTAACGAGAAACTGCAACAGCAGTTTAACAGAGTAAGTCATTCTGCTTGTGTGCACCATACAGTGCTCAGCATCTACTTGGGCCTGCTGGTAgaaacccctctctctctcctatttattatctcttctctgttctctctccccgTAGCATGTGTTCCACCTGGAGCAGGAGGAGTATGTGAGAGAGGAGCTGCCCTGGAACCGCATCGAGTTCAGTGACAACCAGCCCTGCATTGACCTGATCGAGGGCTCACTCGGCCTGCTGGACCTGCTGGATGAGGAGTGTAGGGTAAGCAGGGCCCGAGGGGTCGAGGCTATTAGCGTCTGGACATTAAGGCCCAGTTGGAAAGGACAGAGGTTTAGGCACCAGGTTTTACCTGAATAGTTGGAGGAATGAGACTAAGCCTGATTATCTCCTAACTTGCTGACTCTTAACTCAAAGTCACAATGCAGTGACACTCACATGAAGGTATTTCTATTGTATTATTGTttttaataaataatttaatcaTTTTTCACTCAAAGACATTTTTGGAATTCCCCTTGAAGTTGAGATAAAAATGATATCCTGATGTCCTGACATCCGATAGAGTCCTGTTACAGTCAAGCTTGTCACCTTCACCACGACTTTCTTGTTTTGTTCGTTGcaatgtgctgtttgtgtggcAGAGCCTGGGGTTCTGACTCCCCGTGCCATGTGTTGTTGCAGATGCCCAAGGGCTCAGATGAGAGCTGGGCCAGGAAGCTGTATGACCAGCATGCCACGAAGTGCGCCCACTTCCGCAAGCCCCGCATGTCCAACACAGCCTTCATCATCCTGCACTTTGCTGATACGGTGAGCTCACAACGAGGACACAAGGCGTGCaagttcaaaaaaaaaaaaaaaaaaaagtgtattcTTTGGTGAGATAAGCCATTAGATATAGAGACATAAGATATTCTTTGATCTTGTTTAGTAACAATGCAATTTTCCTTTCATTTGTTGATCAGGTTCAGTATGAATGTGATGGGTTTTTAGACAAGAACCGTGACACGGTATTTGAAGAGCCTATCAATATCATGAAAGCAAGCCAGGTATGCCCGATTATAATACCTTGATCTGCACCTGTTGGTCTGTATACAGTATCTAAAATACCCAACCTGATTTATCTTTGAACTCTTCCTCTCTGAATCTTCAGTCAGAGCTTGTTGCTGAGTTGTTCCAGCAGGATTCAGCAGGGGGCGCTGTGAAGCTGTCTGTGCCCAACGGGAGTCTGCGCTCCGGCAAGAGAGGTCACCGAGAGCACAAGCTGACAGTGGGCTTTCAGGTCACTGGAACTCTTAATGATTAATGTCATATTGCTCTTGCACTCAAGAGCAATATGACTTCATCCACAATGAATGACTCATACACAAGTGTTGTTTTTATGTATGTAGGTCAATATGACCCTTGATGTTTACCTTGTATACGGAGTGAAGACTGCATTGTTTGTAATTGCATTGCTCTAACAGTTTCGCCAGTCTCTCCAGCTTCTGATGGAAACCCTGAACAGCACCACTCCTCACTATGTCCGCTGTATAAAGCCCAATGATCTCAAAGAGCCATTTGTGTGAGTAGAATCCACTGCCAGTCTGAGCCATATGACAGTAAAAACATTTTGGTGTGAAGTATTTGCATAATCTACTGTCTTGTTTACAGTTTTCTGCTAGTACTGTTGACAGTTTAGTTAGTGGGGCGAGGGTTTGGGCATGTGTAGGCCTAAATGATGTTTTAGCATTTTAGggtttgtttttgtatgtggtAAGCTTTGCCCTTGTCCCTAGTTCACCTGTAGGACTATAGGTAACAGGTGGCATTAGATCGTTTTGTTGCATAGTATAGCCAGATTATAAATGTCTAAATATGGGCTAAATTGCACTTCATCAGCTTTGACCCCAAGAGGGCGGTCCAGCAGCTGCGAGCCTGTGGAGTTCTGGAGACCATACGCATCAGCGCCGCAGGATACCCATCAAGGTGACGGCTAACACCACCAGGGTTATGAGCAGAGGTGGAGCATTGAGCTTAAGCACATGTTAAATCATACCCTACGCATACTGTGCTGTTAATACACATTAAAGGCTGTCGTTACATAATTCTGATTTAGTGCTGCATTAATCACTCAGTCATTAGCAGCAGATGTTTTCAATGGCTACTGAAAGAGGGAATCAGAGCTAAGATGTTATACATCACCTTTTGTGGGATACCTTATGCACTTCATCACACAGAAAGCAGTATGTGGATACTACAGCCGTGCTTATGTGACGTGCAGGTGGCTCTAAGTGGGTTGATTTTTAGCAGCGGAAATGAGATAAACTCCTTGTGTGACCACCAGATGGACTTACGAAGAGTTCTTCAGCCGGTACCGTGTGCTGCTACGGGGTTCCCTCAGTCCGGCGGAGGTGCGTGCTAGCTGCCAGCGGACCCTGTCAGAACTCATCCCCGACTCGGAGCAGTACTGCTTCGGCAGGACTAAGGTGTTCTTCCGGGCGGGCCAGGTGGCCGTGCTGGAGAAGCTGCGGTCAGAGAGGCTGCATGTGGCCGGGGTGGTCATCCAGAGCTGGGTGCGCGGTTGGCTGGGCCGCCGCCGTTACCTCCGCCTCCGTTGGGCCACCCTCACCCTGCAGAGATACGCCCGCGGGGGACTGGCCAggaggtaggcctatcagggcaGCCAGTGAGGCAGGCTGATAGTGGTGATCACTGCAGCATATTACAGatgtgatgctttttaagtatTTTACTTCTTTCTTTCAAATATACACAGGACAGGTGTTAAATTCCTAGTGCTgtataggtaggggatttcccacAGCAGGCAATCATCAAACAATCATATCATCATAtcaaaatcaccaacaaagcagcctttgtgggcaaaaaacatcaccaacaagtcaagtcaagtttatttatatagtttaTTTATAACAGAACAGCCTTCAAGAGCTTCTATCTAAGGCACTAAGTAAGGCTAAGTACAACAATCTGAGatatgagtagagtagagtagcaCTTACAGGCACAACTCAGTTCTCAGTACAGTAGCTGAAagcttttcagttttcaaaaAATAAATTCTCATGTTCAACCTCAGTGAACTGTAAATTGCCTGCAACAGTAAGGGAAGGCATCTCATCAATGACTACATGTAAATGTGTCACAGTTACACTGAAACGGCGACCTCTCTGTCATACTAGACTATGACCTATATTGCTAATATACTAAACATCACCCCCGATGCCATGACCTAAATAGTCTATGTCCTGAACATCACCTCTTATTTAGACGCATCGGCTACTGTATGCTGACTCTGAGGCGGCACCTTACCTGTCGGTCAGGTACTCATGTGCCTGCCCTGGTTGTGTCAGTACTGCCAGTAGCTGTTAGCACTGTTCACCTGTGTTGTATCCTCTGCTCTCCCTGCAGGCTGGCTCAAACTCTCCGTTACACACGCGCGGCGTTGGTCATCCAGAAGACGTACCGCATGGTGGTGGTGCGGCAGCTCTACTGGATGATCCGAGAGGCCACCATCACAATCCAGGCCTTCACCAGAGGCACGCTGGTGCGCAGGAACTACCGGAAGGTATAGTGTCTCCTCAAGGAAGATGTTGACCAGATAGTTTCATAAAAATGGATTTCATATTCTGTTGTCATTATGATAATACACTCATGATCAACTTATTATATTAACTTATAATAAAGTGttacatacatcctcacattaTAATAAAGTGTTACATACATCCTCACAGTACATTGGACTCTGTCATCACCATCATAGCATACTATACCCAATTTTTAGTATGAACATGATGtaagaaaaaatagaaaatattTTCTCTTCTTCGGATTGATACAGCAAAATGGTTTATTCTAGTGTAAAATGGTAGGAAGGTTCACAAAAGTTCACAAAAGTTCACAAAGGTTCAACCTATGCCTGCCCTCAGCATATTATCTGGAGTTCTCATTTCGATTGCAGTATTTTGTCGTAAGTCTGTTTGCATGGTCTTAATAAGTCTGTCAACCCAGCAAGCCCAAACGTGTTTTCTCACAGatgctcactctcactctcactctgtttCTGAAATGTCTCCCTGTGTTCCCCCAGTTGCTGGAGGAGCGTGCTGCCGTGTGCTTGCAGGCTGCGGTGCGCGGCTGGCTGCAGCGGCGGACTTACGGGCGCGTTCGGGCCGCCGTGGTGCTGATGCAGTGCTGCCTGCGCAGGCGTCTTGCCCGCAAAGAGCTGCAGAAGCTGCGGGCAGAGGCGCGCTCTGTTGAGAAGTTCCGCGAGCTCAACAAGGGCATGGAGGTCAAGCTGATGCAGCTACAGCTCCGCGCTGACCAGCAGGTGAGACGATGGGGTAGATGCAGCTGTGTGAGGGTGCGTCTAAGCTGTGGGCTCAAATGGACATTTGCACtagatttattcatttagcggAGGCTGTTATGTTTCTGTTTTGTGCAGGAACACATTACTCTGTATAATATCCTATAGAATGAAGAGTGACCATACAATGACAGGGACTGTTGAGTAACccttacaaaaatgaaatgtttgcggcagacttgcagcaaacttgtgggtgatttgtgggaaGCAAAAGAGTTCACTGgaaaatattgccagaagttTACCAATGTTGGCCGCTATAGGCAGACTTGTCCTGGCAACAATGAAaagtttgccactagtggcaaatgtgttcgccagtgatttgccaccacacttagccaataatggcaaacttccagtgaacttctggtgacaaacctaatttgcatatgacattgctgcaaatttgctgcaacattgctaaaagcatgtgaaaatatgaccttACCGCAAATTTGCTGCAACTGTTCGCCAGAAACCTGAAATATCTGTAAGGGAAACTAGTAAACAGGTGGATGTTGTATGTCTAGTGTCTgattgatgtggtgtgtgtatgtggtgtgtgtgtgtgtgtgtgtgtgtatccgtgcctgtgaatgtgtgcgtatctatgactgtgtatgtgtgtataggcCAGGGAGAGTGGCAGTCTACGGGAGACACTGCACGCGGAGCGTGTCGCCCACTCAGCCGAGCTGGAGCAGCTCCGCGGGGCCCTGCACCGCCTGGAGGTCCAGCTGCAGGATCAGCCCCAGAGGACCCGCAAGATCtccgagagagaggaggaggagaggaggaagatcgATGAGAGGACGACCAGCGAGATCCTCCACCTCACACAGGTAACTGAAGATTCTTAACATAGCCTAGTGTTACAGACCTTACtgccctgtaactgaccctaggcagatgggtcaggccattgagtcgtggatctgctcgaggtttcttcctacagtatatgtatctccaattctagggggttttcctcgcccctgttacccatgggctctctttgaatgttttaacactgtaaagtgccatgagacatgtgtaatgttttggcgctctataagtaaaataaaattaaaattgaaattgaattgaaaatataaataatataatataaataaataaaatatagatTATAAATCTGCACATTTGTTTTATGAGGAAACTTTGGTACGTTTGtcactcccttcctccctcctcccttgtTTAGGAGATAGAGGCTcttaaggaagagagagatggcctGCTGAAAGACAAAGAGGAGCTCTCTGCACGTTTACTGGAGCAGGAGAAAGAACAGGCAGGTAAGTCATACTATGAAAAGATGTCCAAAGCAACACAACGATGCAACATTAGGAAAATACGTGCATATCTCATTTCAAAACGGCTGTTTCCCTGACTTTTCTGATGTACAAGTATGCATGAAGTATGTTTAGgcacacagtgtgtgtatacactatgtactgtatatggtaTAAGGCTATACGTTTcgttgtgtggtatgtgtgtgtgtgtgtatgtgtgtggtacgtgtgtgtgtgtttatgtgtgatacgtgtgtgtgtgtgtgtgtgtgtgtgtgtgtatgtgtgttgtatgtgtgtatgtgtatgtgtctatgtgtgtggtacatttgtgtgtgtgtgtgtgtatttattggaTGAATGTATACGCATGTGTATTTGTTTCGATTAccggtatgtgtgtttgtgtgtgtttcactttctacctatgctctgtgtgtgtgtgtgtgtgtgtgtgtgtgtgtgtgtgtgtgtgtgtgtgtgtgtgtgtgtgtgtgtgtttgtgtgtgtgtgtgtgtgtgtgtgtgtgtgtgtgtgtgtgtgtcagactgtgTCCAGAAGGCGGTGTCGCGGGCAGGAGAGGGCGTCCAGgcggagctggaggaggagcggCGTCGCTACCAGGGCCTGCTGAGAGAGTTCACCCGCCTGGAGCAGAGATACGACAACCTGCGCGACATGAGCCTGCTCACCGAGGTAAAGCCAGCCTCAGCGGACCACTGACACCGCTGGGGGAACCGCAGAGAGAGGAGACTACCTGACAGCAGATAAACACAGAGCACGCAGATCTCATGCTGAAATAACCCCATCTCTGCTGTGGAAATCACTAGCGTGTGTTTCAAGGGCCACTTGTTCATGATGAAAACTGATGGCTTGGAAGTGTCAGGCAATGATCCATTAAGGCCTGCACATTTATTACCTTATCAGGAGCAGTGCTCAACCCTGAGCCACATGTAATTACACAGGGCCTGCTCTGATACACAGTGAGACATGTCTTTTTGATCCCACCTCCCTTGATGAAGCCCAGAACATCTTTCTCTCTGATAACACAGTAGAatcacaaacaaaagaaaatagACATACGGTACAGCAATGCGGGTATACATGTAAGTACAGAATaaacaatagtgtgtgtgtgtgtgtgtgtgtgtttgtgtgtttgtgtatgtgtgtggtacatttgtatgtgtgtgtgtgtgtgtgtgtatttattggatgaatgtatacacatgtgtatttgtttcgattatgtgtgtttctgtgtgtttcactttcTACCTatgctctgtatgtgtgtgagtgtgtgtgtgtgtgtgtatgtgcgcgcgtgcgtaGGCACAGGAGCATGTATGTTCTGTTAACACAGagacatattttttatttattttttgttctaTAACATGTCCCTCATGTTGTGACACTTTAAGACATGTTGTGCTGCCAGAGCAGCAGACGCCCCTTCTCCAAGAAGTATGGCCATTTTATTATTATCTTCAACGTCTATAAAATTTGGTATGACTTTTTGGATGTTAGTGAAAAACGTCTGTCTTAAAGTGTCATATTTTTggcagtgaagaagaaagtgctcctctgtctctgtctctgtttatgTAATGAGAGTCATTTCGGAGTGTAATTCCTTCCTCGTTGCCATGGCAGCGCCCGCGGGGACACCGGCGGACGGACTCGACTCAGAGCTTGGTCCTGGagaccccctccccctcccccagcacGCACGGCTTCTTCTTCCCGTCGCCCGAGGAGGTGCGCAGGGTCAGCGTGACCTCGCCCACCTTCGACAGGAGACCCCTCAGCCCAGATGGCCCCCTGGTAGGTCGGTGACGCCGTGCTCCACGCTGAACCTTCGTTAATTAACTCTCAAtgggggaggagtgtgtgtgtgcatgtgtgtgtgtgtgtgtgtgtgtggtggggtgggggtggtggtggggggtgggggttctgGAGCTGATGCATGAATATAGAGCACAGAATGCAGACTAACTGCTCAGCAAAACAACGACAACAGTGACGGAAGAAACTAATGATTCGGATAAAATTAATCCAAATGGAGCTTTAATAAATTATTTACTGATGATGAAAGGGCTCAGGAAGGAAGTTACTAATCACAGTGACCTTTCTGTAAGAGTATCAAATTAGTTCTTGCTCTCCCATGAGCCCTTAATAATGATCTTTACATATTCAAGTGTCATGATATCATTTGCACTAGAAACAAAATGCGTCTGTGCTTCAGTGGTTGTGGAAGTTACCTACGTTGCCACGAAAGAACTTAAATAATGAGATGTAAAAATCAAGTATGCTTGTTAGGTCTTGTTTGCTGCTTcactgtttaatgtgtgtgctgGTGCTCAGAACGTGCtgatggaggaggtgggggttgCAAAAGACACGGCTGATAAGATGCAAGGGGAAGATCTCAGGCATGCATATGACGCTGTGCGTGTGGCCAACAAGTAAGTGGCCATACTCTATTAGCATACTGATATGCACACATTTATGCATACATAGTGGCGGtgctagtgtagtggttaaggagctgggctagcgtgcagtagcctaaaagttgtgggttcaattcccggcttccaccgttgtgcccttgaggaaggcacttaaccctaagTTGCTCCgcggacaatgtaatcccttgtagttgacatatgtaagtcactttggtcaaaaagtgtctgctaaatgtaatgtaatgtaatgtaatgtaatgtaatactgTATTGACCTCAGCTAACTTACATACATACTGAATAGCTTACTTACATGTAGGATCTGTACATATTGTAATTAGTATGCTTTAGTGATAGACCATATGCCTCTCTGATAGTGTAAGGTATCTGCTGTCCACTGTAGGTTCCTGGAGACCCAGCTGTTGACCCAGCGCAGGCAGTGGGAGGAGGAGTTGGCTGCCCTGAGACTGCAGGTCAAGGGGTCAGACAGAGAGCGTCCACCGTCTGCAACCCAGACCAGCGCAGACCTGCAGGtaagctctctctcttctctctactaCAACAGAGACATGGCTGACGGGGAATGAACAGCAGACAGTCCATTGAAGTCAGTGCAGACAAAATGTGCGTTAGCTTAGTGTTGACTCTACAAAACAAGCTGGAGAGGGAGAATAAATAATAGATGCGGAGggcctgtgttctgtgtgtgtagtgtgtgtctgtaaactAGTGTGCCAGTCTCTTTTGAAgaatatttgtgtttttgtgaagGGAGTCAGTGTCTGGATACTGGGCGAGTCagtgtggttgtgtatgtgtttcactTTGAGGCTGTTTTGAACCGCatgttcaactgtgtgtgtgtgtgtgtgtgtgtgtgtgtgtgtgtgtgtgtgtaggagctgCTGGAGCAGGTGGAGGTGAGAGAGTTGGAGTGCTGTCGCCTGAGGAAGGAGCTGACAGATCTGAGGAGCGTGGCCAGGCTGAGGAGGGTTCTGGCTCTCACAGGTCTGTGTGCTAAAAGCTTCTCtcaaacacatctggcttcacTCAGTCTCATACCGCTGTTCCATTACTGTCTGAGTGACATATCCTTcgtcttctgtctgtctctctgtctgtctctcccactctctctctctgtctgcttggCTGGTTGAACCGTTCAGCTCTGAGTTGTTTTTGGTTTATATTGATTGATATTTGGTTGCTGGTGGTCATTAATATGGCTTGTTCCCAAGCAGTGATGTA carries:
- the si:dkey-110c1.10 gene encoding unconventional myosin-Vb; protein product: MATTELYTKGACVWVPDTDSVWVSARLVRDFSPGDGQLQLQLSDGREVSYPVTDATGLPPLGNPDILEGENDLTALTFLHEPAVLHNLRVRFLDYSSIYTYCGIVLVAINPYESLPIYGEEVIDAYSGQDMADMEPHIFSVAEEAYRTMTREEKNQSIIISGESGSGKTVSAKFTMRYFAVVGGAAQQTSVEERVLASNPIMEAIGNAKTTRNDNSSRFGKYIEIGFGRKGDIIGANMRTYLLEKSRVVFQASMERNYHIFYQLCASKDLPEMRVLKLEAAEYFRYTNQGEETQIPGTDDVVELERTRNAFTILGVQSDQQMELFRILAAVLHLGNINIQASGRGGDRSYIDTEDRSLALFAKLLGVEGAQMAHWLCHRRLAVGGEMLVKPMPGRQAVEARDALAKHIYGQLFSWTVQRLNAALRAQREQPKSFIGVLDIYGFETFDRNSFEQFCINYANEKLQQQFNRHVFHLEQEEYVREELPWNRIEFSDNQPCIDLIEGSLGLLDLLDEECRMPKGSDESWARKLYDQHATKCAHFRKPRMSNTAFIILHFADTVQYECDGFLDKNRDTVFEEPINIMKASQSELVAELFQQDSAGGAVKLSVPNGSLRSGKRGHREHKLTVGFQFRQSLQLLMETLNSTTPHYVRCIKPNDLKEPFVFDPKRAVQQLRACGVLETIRISAAGYPSRWTYEEFFSRYRVLLRGSLSPAEVRASCQRTLSELIPDSEQYCFGRTKVFFRAGQVAVLEKLRSERLHVAGVVIQSWVRGWLGRRRYLRLRWATLTLQRYARGGLARRLAQTLRYTRAALVIQKTYRMVVVRQLYWMIREATITIQAFTRGTLVRRNYRKLLEERAAVCLQAAVRGWLQRRTYGRVRAAVVLMQCCLRRRLARKELQKLRAEARSVEKFRELNKGMEVKLMQLQLRADQQARESGSLRETLHAERVAHSAELEQLRGALHRLEVQLQDQPQRTRKISEREEEERRKIDERTTSEILHLTQEIEALKEERDGLLKDKEELSARLLEQEKEQADCVQKAVSRAGEGVQAELEEERRRYQGLLREFTRLEQRYDNLRDMSLLTERPRGHRRTDSTQSLVLETPSPSPSTHGFFFPSPEEVRRVSVTSPTFDRRPLSPDGPLNVLMEEVGVAKDTADKMQGEDLRHAYDAVRVANKFLETQLLTQRRQWEEELAALRLQVKGSDRERPPSATQTSADLQELLEQVEVRELECCRLRKELTDLRSVARLRRVLALTGPAVSSSTPQASATPQKKGGSAGGLLECRKKDEAKLIKTLVTDVRVDIALSLPLGLPARVLFLCVRQADCSGDQARARSLCTAAAAGIKAALKKHCNDLDMTALWLKNTCLLADLLTQHSAKQDPGACEDLLPLAFDVSETSRALSDLRIQAYQQLLSICESRLQPIIVPAMLESETIPGLSGSAAKLVSSRKRAGSDPRAPGSEAPTMAQVLRELGALHAALTRQELPLPLLEQALRQLSHLLVASALNCLLLRKDMCCWNRGLQIRYNVSLLEEWLRGRGLQAGGAVATLEPLIQAAQLLQMSKKSEADAAAMVQTCHVLSTQQIVKILTLYTPQSDAEERVTLNFIRIVQGQLKERSDGQPPQLLMDVRRVFPVTFSYQPPPPQHAEQLAIPESLKISFLRKA